A single Triticum dicoccoides isolate Atlit2015 ecotype Zavitan chromosome 2A, WEW_v2.0, whole genome shotgun sequence DNA region contains:
- the LOC119359389 gene encoding protein G1-like, producing the protein MPATGGGPGAAQPAVARRPSRYESQKRRDWQTFVRYLAAHRPPLVLRRCSGAHVLEFLRYLDRFGKTRVHAPPCPAYGVHAITATAPCQCPLRQAWGSLDALVGRLRAAFDERYSRSVSAPPPQQQDASCNPFAARAVRLYLRDVRDAQSRARGISYHKKKKKRKLATGSCTVEASSSKNGGCADANSDGERGHKTTMTTKANVAPVPQAPPPLPPLPPCLAGVPFECGSDTGSIAGGGGSIGAGYYGGIYLPLFFNAFN; encoded by the coding sequence ATGCCAGCTACCGGCGGGGGTCCTGGCGCCGCGCAGCCGGCGGTGGCGAGGAGGCCGAGCAGGTACGAATCGCAGAAACGGCGTGACTGGCAGACGTTCGTGCGGTACCTGGCGGCGCACCGCCCACCGCTCGTGCTGCGCCGGTGCAGCGGTGCCCACGTACTCGAGTTCCTCCGCTATCTCGACCGCTTCGGGAAGACCCGCGTCCACGCGCCGCCCTGCCCGGCCTACGGCGTACACGCGATAACGGCGACGGCGCCGTGCCAATGCCCGCTCCGCCAGGCGTGGGGCAGCCTCGACGCGCTCGTCGGCCGCCTACGCGCCGCCTTTGACGAGCGCTACAGCCGCAGCGTcagcgcgccgccgccgcagcagcaaGACGCCAGTTGCAACCCCTTCGCCGCACGCGCCGTCAGGCTATACCTGCGTGACGTCCGCGATGCGCAGTCTAGGGCGCGCGGCATCTCCtaccacaagaagaagaagaaacgcaAGCTTGCCACTGGAAGCTGCACCGTGGAGGCCTCGTCCTCCAAGAACGGCGGCTGCGCGGACGCCAACTCGGACGGCGAACGCGGGCACAAGACTACGATGACGACGAAGGCTAACGTGGCGCCGGTGCCTCAAGCACCGCCACCGCTGCCGCCTCTGCCGCCATGCCTGGCCGGGGTACCGTTCGAGTGCGGCTCCGACACGGGAAGCATCGCTGGAGGAGGGGGGTCTATTGGCGCCGGCTACTACGGCGGCATATACTTGCCGTTGTTCTTCAACGCATTTAATTAG